A window of Geothrix edaphica genomic DNA:
ACGCCCTACGCGATGGAGGATAAAGTTGTCATCGTCCCTCGGGTGCTTATTCCGCTAGAGGAAGCTAAGCAGTATCTGATCGGGATTCAGGCGAAGGAAAACCCACAGCCGTCCAAGGGAGCCAAGCGCCAACGAACGGTGAAGATCCTTCTCGAAAACGCATTGGTGAAGGCTGGGGACAAGGTGTTCCTGAAAAACGGACTCCCCTCATTCCTCCAATTCAAGAAGGATGACCCCATCTTTTCTGCGGAAATCACTGGGCTCAAGGGGCAGAGCGACGCCATTCGCTGGGCCAATGACGGACAGTGCTACTCGTTGTCCAATCTGGCCTGGAGCATTTTTAAGGAGCATCACCCGGAGGGCAAGGATCCCGGTGGTGTGAATGGCGCTTGGCATTGGGTGAATGAACAAGGCGTTTCTCTCTGGGATTTGGCAGAGAAACACTTGGCTGCGGCCTCCACCAAAGCCTGATTCGGAGAGGCCATCACCATGCATCCACTCCACGACCGTATCTCCGCTCTCCTCCATGCCCACCTAGCGTCCAAGCGCATCGTGGTGTGGTACGACCCACGCAAAGAGTTCGAGCCCTACTTCACTGAACTCCTCGACAGCAAGACCACTGGAGAAGGTCTGGTGCCAGTGAAGTTCAAGAAGCTCAAGGTGCAGGTAGGAGTCTTTCGGGGCTCCTACTTCGCGCTCCGCCAGCAGGCCGAGCCCCATTACGCCAAGGAGGAGCCGGATCACCTGCTCCTGTACCTCCCCGGCGAAACCTGGGCGCAAAAAAGCTCTCCCCTTATGGAGCTCGATCTCGCGGGCCACCGATACACGGATCTGTCGCTTCGCCGCGAAGCTCGGCATTGCCTCAAGGATGTGGGCTACTCGGATGGCGTGATCGACGATCTACTTCGGCCCGAGTCCCTCGGCTACGCAGATCTGGTGCGGGTCCTTGCCGGAGGAGGCGAAGGCCAGGGCAGTGGCCTGCTGAGGACTGTCTTCAAGGAAACGGACTCCGAATCCCTGATCGCCGCGTGGCTGGCGGATCCCAACACGGACGAGAAATTGGGCCAGAAGGATGCAGGTGCGGAACTGCTCAAGCTGGTGGCCAGCCGGGTGGGGGCCACGCTTCCGGTTGAACTGCCTAAGACTCGGCGCATTCTGTTCCGCTATCTGCTGGTCAACGAGTTCCGGTCTGATCTCCAGGGCTCGACGGTCGAAATACCTGGATCCGTTCCTGCCGCTGGAACGAAAGAACTGGAGCGGGTTCGCAAGATCGCAGGCCTCCTGAGAAGCCACCATACTGAGGCCTACCGGGCCGCTGCGGACGAGGTGGAACAGGAACTGGGGCTGCCGACCCTCGGCATACATCCGGATCACCTGGGCAGCCTGGACACCTTCCGCTTCGAAGAGCGGGCCCTCTTTGGCCGCTGCGCGGAACACATCGCAGAGCGTCGATTCCAGCAGGCCCTGGATCTGGCCTCGGCCCGGCAGACCAGCTTCTGGCTCACCCCCGAGCGGCGCAGCCAGTGGGAGCTCTGCGCCCGCATGGCCACCCTGGGGCTCGCCATGGAGGCCGCTAAGGGCCAACTGCAGGGCCTGAAGGACAAACCGGAGGCCTGGTTCGGTTGGTACACCGAAGGCGAGGAGGCGGGCCACCTTGTGGATCGCCGCTTCCGAGAATTGGAGACGGCAGTTTCCACCCTGGAGGAGGACCCCGAAGCGGAACCGGCCTACAGCCTCATTCGGCAGTCCTACGACCGCTTCCTGGAGGGTTGCACGGAAGGCTTCACGGCGGCCCTCGCCAAGCGGGGATGGCAGGTGCCGGGCGCGTTGCACCAGACCCGCGTCTTCGAGGACGTGGTGCGGCCCCTTCCCGCCAAGAAGGCCCTGATCCTGGTGGACGCCCTTCGCTACGAAATGGCCGTGACCCTGAAGGCCCGCCTGGAAGACCGCGTCGACGAGCTCAAGCTGCGGCCCGTGGTGGCAGCCATGCCGACCATTACGCCCGTGGGCATGGCCGCCCTGATGCCAGGGGCCGCGACCAGCTTCGAAGTCGCTGAAGAAGGTGGGAAGCTGGGATCCAAGGTCAGCGGCACCTTCCTCCCGGATCTGGCGGCCCGCAAAAAGTGGCTGAAGGAATCGGTCCCAGCTAGCACGGACCTCGATCTCCAGAGCGTTCTCACCCTGGCCCCGGCGAAGCTCAAGGCCCAGATCGACGGCGCAGACCTCGTGGTGGTCCGCTCCCAAGAGATCGATGCCTCAGGTGAAGGCGGCCTTGGCAGCGTGGCCCGCCGCGTCATGGATGGCCTGCTCACCACGGATCTGGTGAAGGCCATGCGCCGTCTGAGTCAAGCGGGCATCACCCACTTCGTGCTTTGCGCCGACCACGGCCACCACTTCGCTCGGGCCAAGGAAGACGCCATGAAGCTCGACCTCCCAGCGGGCCAGCGGATCGAGGATCACCGCCGCTGCGTCATTGGTCGTGGGCTTCAGGTGGCCAATGGATGCGTCAAGGCCACGGCCCAGGAGCTTGGTTACACCTCCGATCTGGAGTTCCTGTTTCCGGACGGGGCCGGTGTCTTCAAGTGCGGTGGCGATCTGGCCTTCCACCACGGCGGCCCCAGCCTCCAGGAGCTTGTGGTGCCCCTGCTGACTTGGCGCGCCAGGGGAGCAGACGATCAGGCCACCGAAGCCGTTCAGGTTCGTCTGGAGGGCCTGCCGGAGACGGTCACGAACCCCATCTTCACGGTGAGCATTGAGTGCTCTCAGGGCCTCTTCGCCCAGCCGTTGAAGGTCTATCCCGTGCTGATGGCTCAGGACCGCGTGGTCGGTGAAGTCGTAACCGCATTCGACTGCGAGCGGGACGACGCTACCCAGCAGGTGACGCTGGAGCCGGGCCGCAAGGCAACGTTGGTGTTCCACCTAAAGGACGAATCCCCGGCAAGCATCCAGGTCAAAATTCTGGATCCCCGCACGGATTCTGAACTCCTCAAGCCCAAGACCCTGCCTGTTTCCCTGACGAGATGACCATGAACGCCAGCCCCCAGCGCGATCCCCTAGACGACAAGGTAAACCGCCACTTCGCCGGGAAGGTAGTCC
This region includes:
- a CDS encoding PglZ domain-containing protein, with translation MHPLHDRISALLHAHLASKRIVVWYDPRKEFEPYFTELLDSKTTGEGLVPVKFKKLKVQVGVFRGSYFALRQQAEPHYAKEEPDHLLLYLPGETWAQKSSPLMELDLAGHRYTDLSLRREARHCLKDVGYSDGVIDDLLRPESLGYADLVRVLAGGGEGQGSGLLRTVFKETDSESLIAAWLADPNTDEKLGQKDAGAELLKLVASRVGATLPVELPKTRRILFRYLLVNEFRSDLQGSTVEIPGSVPAAGTKELERVRKIAGLLRSHHTEAYRAAADEVEQELGLPTLGIHPDHLGSLDTFRFEERALFGRCAEHIAERRFQQALDLASARQTSFWLTPERRSQWELCARMATLGLAMEAAKGQLQGLKDKPEAWFGWYTEGEEAGHLVDRRFRELETAVSTLEEDPEAEPAYSLIRQSYDRFLEGCTEGFTAALAKRGWQVPGALHQTRVFEDVVRPLPAKKALILVDALRYEMAVTLKARLEDRVDELKLRPVVAAMPTITPVGMAALMPGAATSFEVAEEGGKLGSKVSGTFLPDLAARKKWLKESVPASTDLDLQSVLTLAPAKLKAQIDGADLVVVRSQEIDASGEGGLGSVARRVMDGLLTTDLVKAMRRLSQAGITHFVLCADHGHHFARAKEDAMKLDLPAGQRIEDHRRCVIGRGLQVANGCVKATAQELGYTSDLEFLFPDGAGVFKCGGDLAFHHGGPSLQELVVPLLTWRARGADDQATEAVQVRLEGLPETVTNPIFTVSIECSQGLFAQPLKVYPVLMAQDRVVGEVVTAFDCERDDATQQVTLEPGRKATLVFHLKDESPASIQVKILDPRTDSELLKPKTLPVSLTR